A part of Chitinimonas koreensis genomic DNA contains:
- a CDS encoding substrate-binding periplasmic protein produces the protein MPFLLRLACLLCALLLPALAAERIVLANGEWPPYLSAKLPHYGYASHIVSEAFRQAGIEVRYDFYPWARAQEMVRAGTVAGSPVWTATPERQAFALFSEPVISDDEVVFHLRSKPLRWTRMEDLRGLAMVTPLGSKLGAWEAPIRAGILSNAYTLDIRTGFLQLLAGRTDFFPLAKGVGLHALNQGLPPEVAQRITYSPTVSERNEYRLMLSRARPDGEELLRRFNDGLRRLRDSGRLAQMEREFESGAYSRPGWLP, from the coding sequence ATGCCCTTCCTTCTCCGCCTGGCCTGCCTGCTGTGCGCGCTGCTGCTGCCGGCGCTGGCCGCCGAGCGCATCGTCCTGGCCAATGGCGAATGGCCGCCTTACCTCTCCGCCAAGCTGCCGCACTACGGCTACGCCAGCCATATCGTCAGCGAGGCCTTCCGCCAGGCCGGCATCGAGGTGCGCTACGACTTCTACCCCTGGGCCCGCGCCCAGGAGATGGTGCGCGCCGGCACGGTCGCCGGCTCGCCGGTCTGGACCGCCACGCCGGAGCGGCAGGCCTTCGCGCTGTTCAGCGAACCGGTGATCAGCGACGACGAGGTGGTGTTCCACCTGCGCAGCAAGCCGCTGCGCTGGACCCGCATGGAAGACCTGCGCGGCCTGGCCATGGTCACGCCGCTCGGCTCCAAGCTCGGTGCCTGGGAGGCGCCGATCAGGGCAGGCATCCTGAGCAATGCCTATACGCTCGACATCCGCACCGGATTCCTGCAGTTGCTGGCCGGCCGTACCGATTTCTTCCCGCTGGCCAAGGGCGTGGGCCTGCATGCGCTGAACCAGGGCTTGCCGCCGGAAGTGGCGCAGCGCATCACCTATTCGCCGACGGTGTCGGAGCGCAACGAGTACCGGCTGATGCTGAGCCGCGCTCGGCCCGACGGCGAGGAGCTGCTGCGGCGCTTCAACGACGGCCTGCGGCGCCTGCGCGACAGCGGCCGGCTGGCGCAGATGGAGCGCGAGTTCGAATCCGGCGCCTACTCGCGGCCGGGCTGGTTGCCCTGA
- a CDS encoding phytanoyl-CoA dioxygenase family protein — protein sequence MTTPRMPIPPLAPATETGRLGACQIKRLWSRTLRRRAGQPDPDDGDDPLDPLVLHALGIGLEQGMGHLFAAAPDFDAFERWIVDTAGEPTAEAVARLNAAVAGAPIPPATRARLDHIGALPAVLDAADLAHWERHGYVILRDAIPADSRDAAAEAVWRHVGARPDEPDSWYGSRPQGVMVQYFQHPAFSANRRAERIHKAFAQLWGHADLWPSVDRVGFHPPERPGFRSQRPPLHWDVSLVTPIPFGTQGILYLTDTPPEQGALSLVPGFQHRIERWLAELPPDADPRHESFESQARPIGARAGDMVIWHQALPHGPGPNRGALPRLVQYLNLAPARPPKQAEWR from the coding sequence TTGACCACCCCCCGCATGCCCATTCCGCCGCTCGCCCCCGCCACCGAAACCGGCCGCCTCGGCGCCTGCCAGATCAAGCGGCTGTGGTCGCGCACCTTGCGCCGGCGCGCCGGCCAGCCCGATCCGGACGACGGCGACGACCCGCTCGACCCGCTGGTCCTGCACGCGCTCGGCATCGGCCTGGAGCAGGGCATGGGCCATCTGTTCGCCGCCGCACCGGATTTCGACGCGTTCGAGCGCTGGATCGTCGATACCGCCGGCGAGCCGACGGCCGAGGCCGTGGCGCGGCTCAACGCCGCGGTCGCCGGCGCGCCGATCCCGCCGGCCACCCGCGCCCGACTGGACCATATCGGCGCGCTGCCCGCGGTGCTCGACGCCGCCGACCTGGCCCACTGGGAGCGGCACGGCTACGTGATCCTGCGCGACGCCATCCCGGCCGACAGCCGCGACGCGGCGGCCGAGGCCGTCTGGCGCCACGTCGGCGCCCGGCCCGACGAGCCGGACAGCTGGTACGGCAGCCGGCCGCAGGGCGTGATGGTGCAGTACTTCCAGCACCCGGCCTTCAGCGCCAACCGCCGCGCCGAACGCATCCACAAGGCCTTCGCCCAGCTCTGGGGCCATGCCGACCTGTGGCCGAGCGTCGACCGGGTCGGCTTCCACCCGCCCGAACGGCCCGGCTTCCGCAGCCAGCGGCCGCCGCTGCACTGGGACGTCAGCCTGGTCACGCCGATCCCGTTCGGCACCCAGGGCATCCTCTACCTGACCGATACGCCGCCCGAACAGGGCGCACTGTCGCTAGTGCCCGGCTTCCAGCACCGGATCGAACGCTGGCTAGCCGAGCTGCCGCCCGACGCCGATCCGCGCCACGAATCGTTCGAATCGCAGGCCCGACCGATCGGCGCGCGCGCCGGCGACATGGTGATCTGGCACCAGGCGCTGCCGCACGGCCCCGGGCCGAACCGCGGCGCGCTGCCCCGGCTGGTGCAGTATCTCAACCTGGCGCCGGCCCGGCCGCCGAAGCAGGCGGAGTGGCGCTGA
- a CDS encoding class I SAM-dependent methyltransferase: protein MTADIEQGVRYDARHAAAYDRKIRALIPGYEALHELSAFLLVELLPARASVLVAGSGTGEELTRYADLAPDWRLTGLEPSGEMNARAAERCLVAGVAERVRLVEGKPGETELGERFDAATALLVLHFLPDDGAKAAFLAALAHALEPGGWLLLADWAGERGEPMCERLFRAWRSQQDATRPKPEQVALDFAHLDRNVHPVSPERRIALLAEAGFTVEGEYWRAYGLSALLARKTA, encoded by the coding sequence ATGACCGCCGACATCGAACAGGGCGTCCGCTACGACGCCCGCCACGCCGCCGCCTACGACCGCAAGATCCGCGCGCTGATCCCTGGCTACGAGGCGCTGCACGAATTGTCCGCCTTCCTGCTGGTCGAGCTGCTGCCGGCGCGCGCCAGCGTGCTGGTGGCCGGCAGCGGCACCGGCGAGGAGCTGACGCGCTATGCCGATCTGGCGCCCGACTGGCGGCTGACCGGGCTCGAGCCGTCGGGCGAGATGAATGCGCGTGCGGCCGAGCGTTGCCTGGTCGCCGGCGTGGCCGAGCGGGTGCGGCTGGTCGAGGGCAAGCCCGGCGAGACCGAACTCGGCGAGCGCTTCGACGCCGCCACCGCGCTGCTGGTGCTGCACTTCCTGCCCGACGACGGCGCCAAGGCCGCCTTCCTGGCCGCCCTCGCCCATGCGCTCGAACCGGGCGGCTGGCTGCTGCTGGCCGATTGGGCCGGCGAGCGCGGCGAGCCGATGTGCGAGCGGCTGTTCCGCGCCTGGCGCAGTCAGCAGGACGCGACCCGGCCGAAGCCGGAACAGGTCGCGCTCGATTTCGCCCACCTCGACCGCAATGTCCACCCGGTGTCGCCCGAACGGCGGATTGCGCTGCTGGCCGAGGCCGGCTTCACGGTCGAGGGCGAGTACTGGCGTGCCTACGGGCTGTCGGCCTTGCTGGCGCGCAAGACGGCTTGA
- a CDS encoding TonB-dependent receptor, with product MPFRHRPIAAALLAALATAAHATHEAEDAPVKTLGTITVTGQRVSSLPTQIPTTVEGISGRQVEQAINATDSEDALKYLPSLNVRKRYIGDYDHAVLASRASGTGNSARSLVYADGILLSNLLGNGATYTPRWGLVTPEEIERVDVLYGPFSAAYPGNAVGAVVDYVTRMPRRFEAHLKASGFSQGYRQYGTDARYHGSQASGSIGNRSGDWAWWIDLNRLDSDGQPIAFANRLVADGKPGSGGRAVTGAVADRNPKNQDWWILGATNQAHTVQDHAKAKLAYDFTPTIRASYTLGWWRNEATRSSTSYLRDAAGQPVYGGSVNIDGRQFDLKASDFAPSRGALEHLMHGLSVKSHSQGLWDWEVAASAYDYRRDQVRTPTVTLPAAESGGEGQLTDMDGTGWRTLALKGSWRPRGEGGSHLVDLGLQSERYALRTRVSKTADWLHGAAGARISAFTGNTRLDSLYAQDTWRFADDWRTTLGGRLERWQAYGGSLSNANTTKPFGERSETFFSPKAALAYQMAPDWTLKASLGRAVRMPTVAELYQGSIATDTIVNNDPNLKPERSWTSELTTEHQLEHGLLRATAFQEHTRDALYSQTNVTVTPSVTNIQNVDAIRTLGLELAWQASDLGLTGLDLASSLTYADSEIRRNDRFPASVGKWQPRVPRWRANLLATYRLGERWSATVGARYSGRQYGTLDNSDPNGATYTGVSDYFVTDLRLRYQLARQWTVSLGVDNLNDAKYWAYHPYTQRTVFAELKFDQ from the coding sequence ATGCCATTCCGCCACCGGCCCATCGCCGCGGCCCTGCTGGCCGCGCTCGCCACCGCCGCCCACGCCACCCACGAAGCCGAAGACGCGCCCGTCAAGACGCTCGGCACCATCACCGTCACCGGCCAGCGCGTCAGCTCGCTGCCGACGCAGATTCCGACCACCGTCGAAGGCATCAGCGGCCGCCAGGTCGAGCAGGCCATCAACGCCACCGACAGCGAAGACGCGCTCAAGTACCTGCCCAGCCTCAATGTGCGCAAGCGCTACATCGGCGACTACGACCACGCCGTGCTGGCCAGCCGCGCCTCGGGCACCGGCAACAGCGCGCGCTCGCTGGTCTACGCCGACGGCATCCTGCTGTCCAACCTGCTCGGCAACGGCGCCACCTACACGCCGCGCTGGGGCCTGGTCACGCCCGAGGAGATCGAGCGCGTCGACGTGCTGTACGGCCCGTTCTCGGCCGCCTACCCGGGCAACGCGGTCGGCGCGGTGGTCGACTACGTGACGCGCATGCCGCGCCGCTTCGAGGCGCATCTCAAGGCCTCCGGCTTCAGCCAGGGCTATCGCCAGTACGGCACCGACGCGCGCTACCACGGCAGCCAGGCCAGCGGCTCGATCGGCAACCGCAGCGGCGACTGGGCCTGGTGGATCGACCTCAACCGGCTCGACAGCGACGGCCAGCCGATCGCCTTCGCCAACCGGCTGGTCGCCGACGGCAAGCCCGGCAGCGGCGGCCGGGCGGTGACCGGCGCGGTGGCCGACCGCAATCCGAAGAACCAGGACTGGTGGATCCTCGGCGCGACCAACCAGGCCCACACCGTGCAGGACCACGCCAAGGCCAAGCTGGCCTACGATTTCACGCCCACCATCCGCGCCAGCTACACGCTGGGCTGGTGGCGCAACGAGGCGACCCGCAGCTCGACCAGCTATCTGCGCGACGCGGCCGGCCAGCCGGTCTACGGCGGCAGCGTCAACATCGACGGCCGCCAGTTCGACCTGAAGGCGTCCGACTTCGCGCCGAGCCGCGGCGCGCTCGAGCACCTGATGCATGGCCTGTCGGTGAAGAGCCACAGCCAGGGCCTGTGGGATTGGGAAGTGGCGGCCAGCGCCTACGACTACCGGCGCGACCAAGTGCGCACGCCGACCGTGACGCTACCCGCGGCCGAGTCCGGCGGCGAAGGCCAGCTCACCGACATGGACGGCACCGGCTGGCGCACGCTGGCGCTCAAGGGCAGCTGGCGGCCGCGCGGCGAAGGCGGCAGCCATCTGGTCGACCTCGGCCTGCAATCGGAGCGCTATGCGCTGCGCACGCGGGTGTCGAAGACCGCCGACTGGCTGCACGGCGCAGCCGGCGCGCGCATCTCGGCCTTCACCGGCAATACCCGGCTGGACAGCCTGTACGCGCAGGACACCTGGCGCTTCGCCGACGACTGGCGCACCACGCTGGGCGGCCGGCTCGAACGCTGGCAGGCCTATGGCGGCAGCCTGTCGAACGCCAATACCACCAAGCCGTTCGGCGAACGCAGCGAGACCTTCTTCTCGCCCAAGGCGGCGCTGGCCTACCAGATGGCGCCGGACTGGACGCTGAAGGCCTCGCTCGGCCGCGCGGTGCGCATGCCGACGGTGGCCGAGCTGTACCAGGGCAGCATCGCCACCGACACCATCGTCAACAACGATCCGAACCTGAAGCCGGAACGCTCGTGGACCAGCGAGCTGACCACCGAGCACCAGCTCGAGCACGGCCTGCTGCGCGCGACCGCGTTCCAGGAGCACACCCGCGACGCGCTCTACTCGCAGACCAATGTCACGGTCACGCCCAGCGTCACCAATATCCAGAACGTCGACGCGATCCGCACGCTGGGCCTGGAGCTGGCCTGGCAGGCGAGCGACCTCGGCCTGACCGGGCTCGACCTGGCGAGCAGCCTGACCTATGCCGATTCGGAGATCCGCCGCAACGACCGCTTCCCGGCCAGCGTCGGCAAGTGGCAGCCGCGCGTGCCGCGCTGGCGCGCCAACCTGCTGGCGACCTACCGGCTCGGCGAGCGCTGGAGCGCCACCGTCGGCGCGCGCTACAGCGGCCGCCAGTACGGCACGCTCGACAACAGCGACCCGAACGGCGCGACCTATACCGGCGTGAGCGACTATTTCGTCACCGACCTGCGGCTGCGCTACCAGCTGGCGCGGCAATGGACCGTCTCGCTCGGCGTCGACAACCTCAACGACGCCAAGTACTGGGCCTACCACCCGTATACCCAGCGCACGGTGTTCGCCGAGCTGAAGTTCGATCAGTGA
- a CDS encoding DUF2946 domain-containing protein, whose amino-acid sequence MIFDRRTHRLLAWIALATILAASFMPLAAQAMAHWRGSPAASLSACGMDMSSPQAWATPAHAPQHHSDDGGLGRTKHCPFCTTHAGADGLPPAALDVLSATAESHRFPPRFFQARRMLFAWPGAQPRAPPFPA is encoded by the coding sequence ATGATCTTCGATCGGCGCACCCATCGCCTGCTCGCCTGGATCGCCCTGGCGACGATCCTGGCCGCCAGCTTCATGCCGCTGGCCGCCCAGGCGATGGCGCATTGGCGCGGCAGCCCGGCCGCCAGCCTGTCCGCCTGCGGCATGGACATGTCGTCCCCGCAGGCTTGGGCCACGCCGGCTCATGCGCCGCAGCACCATTCCGACGACGGCGGCCTGGGCCGCACCAAGCATTGCCCGTTCTGCACCACCCACGCCGGCGCCGACGGGCTGCCGCCGGCGGCGCTCGACGTTCTGTCCGCCACCGCGGAATCCCACCGTTTCCCGCCCCGCTTCTTCCAGGCCCGGCGCATGCTGTTCGCCTGGCCCGGCGCGCAGCCGCGCGCGCCGCCCTTCCCTGCCTGA
- a CDS encoding nSTAND1 domain-containing NTPase: MRNESFRFGDWQVSPATNSLTRGEMRQQVEPRAMDVLVALCRRASDVISAEELLRQCWGDAFTGDNPVHKTIAQLRRVLGDNASEPTYIETIRKRGYRTVAPITHPDGGLATAESGAWQAGSPFRGLQAFDEAHASVFFGRNDATYTLLQSVDAQSQAGRALQLVLGPSGCGKTSLIRAGVLPALMRPSGFGSLQVPSSTLLDMGELGEQPLRAALASALLDWEVDEQEVFPGTSADALGRRLEESFNTVAAELAHAALLRQGQPRPGEAGARRFAVVIDRMEAVFTAAHVSEAERRSFFGVLDALARNPHVLVIAACRNDFYPRLAEYPQLMEGKLHGGHYDLGPPTHAEVAQIIRLPAVAANLTFGVDLRTQTRLDDVLCEHAVASPDALPLLQYTLQELYLQRTPAGELSFEAFHRLGGIEGAIGQRAEEVIAALSEAQRGCLPRVLSLLVTLSADEDAVTSRRAPWSALRSEDERVLVQALVESRLFVSELIGSESGFGVAHEAILRRWPRVTEWIDLHRHALRIRGRVAALAARWAAEGRPQDLLLPRGKQLSEARELLDLAAFSLSDDELALIRVSIKRARLREQLRIAAMTAIVLLSVVAFAMGVLARRAEHLAQQRRAEAEGLMGFMVGDFVDKLRPLGRLDLLDSVGAKALTYLSDSSGDDLNDVSLLQRAKALQVLGEVKIARGDPAEAERALKGAREVLEEVLERGPKNKEVLKSLGAVTFWLGQIELDQNRWDLAEEFFGDYREFSDRLAGLDPDDVDAWIEQSYAHSSLGAVALKKGNVQIAAKEFEKSVELKVRALQKKPKDTDLVVALANGLSWQASALELLGQFQAAMDLYDRELNTLKELHESSQEVVWASRLAIAYQHKARLEVAMGRNQDALSNFRLANGLHKLTIDHEPENLRWQVERMYVELEEIRIRLDKKSAAEFLPRLYSIVGRMEELTRRDSKNADWSRQESISRRRLAEALLLIQDSKGAVRYASESKAELEKLLAANSGNMMARQELANTLLVLAQAQDHEGKKDVARGLCVTARDLLVREVSKTIDYRFLDPWVRAHVCLDRRSEITEVLSSLERIGYRDAAYLFALSEH; the protein is encoded by the coding sequence ATGAGGAACGAGAGCTTTCGCTTCGGCGACTGGCAGGTCAGCCCTGCCACCAACAGCCTCACTCGGGGGGAAATGCGGCAGCAGGTCGAGCCGCGCGCGATGGATGTGCTGGTCGCGCTGTGCCGTCGCGCCAGCGACGTGATCAGCGCCGAGGAGCTGCTGCGCCAGTGCTGGGGCGACGCCTTCACCGGCGACAATCCGGTGCACAAGACCATCGCCCAGTTGCGCCGGGTGCTCGGCGACAACGCCTCCGAACCGACCTATATCGAGACGATCCGCAAGCGCGGCTACCGGACCGTCGCCCCGATCACCCATCCCGACGGCGGCCTGGCCACGGCCGAGAGCGGTGCCTGGCAGGCCGGTTCGCCGTTCCGCGGCCTGCAGGCCTTCGACGAGGCGCATGCCTCGGTCTTCTTCGGCCGCAACGACGCCACCTACACCCTGCTGCAGAGCGTCGACGCCCAGTCGCAGGCCGGTCGCGCGCTGCAACTGGTACTGGGCCCGAGCGGTTGCGGCAAGACTTCATTGATCCGGGCCGGCGTGCTGCCCGCGCTGATGCGGCCGAGCGGCTTCGGCAGCCTGCAGGTGCCGTCCTCGACGCTGCTCGACATGGGCGAACTCGGCGAGCAGCCGCTGCGGGCGGCGCTGGCCAGTGCGCTGCTCGATTGGGAAGTCGACGAGCAAGAGGTCTTCCCCGGCACCAGCGCCGATGCGCTCGGCCGCCGCCTGGAAGAGTCGTTCAATACCGTTGCGGCCGAACTGGCGCATGCGGCCCTGCTCCGCCAGGGCCAGCCGCGGCCGGGCGAGGCCGGCGCGCGCCGATTCGCGGTGGTGATCGACCGGATGGAGGCGGTCTTCACCGCGGCCCACGTGTCCGAAGCCGAGCGGCGCAGCTTCTTCGGCGTGCTCGACGCGCTGGCGCGCAACCCGCACGTGCTGGTCATCGCCGCCTGCCGCAACGATTTCTACCCACGCCTGGCCGAATACCCGCAGCTGATGGAAGGCAAGCTGCACGGCGGCCACTACGATCTCGGCCCGCCGACGCACGCCGAGGTCGCCCAGATCATCCGGCTGCCGGCGGTGGCGGCCAACCTCACCTTCGGTGTCGACCTGCGCACCCAGACCCGGCTCGACGACGTGTTGTGCGAGCACGCGGTCGCCAGCCCGGACGCGCTGCCGCTGCTGCAATACACGCTGCAGGAACTGTATCTGCAGCGCACGCCGGCCGGCGAACTGAGCTTCGAGGCCTTCCACCGACTCGGCGGCATCGAGGGCGCCATCGGCCAGCGCGCCGAGGAAGTGATCGCGGCCTTGAGCGAGGCCCAGCGCGGTTGCCTGCCGCGCGTGCTGTCGCTGCTGGTGACGCTGTCGGCCGACGAGGACGCCGTGACCAGCCGCCGCGCGCCGTGGTCGGCGCTGCGCAGCGAGGACGAGCGGGTGCTGGTGCAGGCGCTGGTGGAAAGCCGGCTGTTCGTGAGCGAGCTGATCGGCAGCGAATCGGGTTTCGGCGTGGCGCACGAGGCGATCCTGCGCCGCTGGCCGCGCGTCACCGAATGGATCGACCTGCATCGCCACGCGCTGCGCATCCGCGGCCGGGTCGCCGCGCTGGCCGCCCGCTGGGCCGCGGAAGGCCGGCCGCAGGATCTGTTGCTGCCGCGCGGCAAGCAGCTGTCGGAAGCGCGCGAGCTGCTCGATCTGGCGGCTTTTTCGCTGAGCGACGACGAGTTGGCGCTGATCCGAGTTTCGATCAAGCGCGCCAGGCTGCGCGAGCAACTGCGCATCGCGGCCATGACGGCGATCGTGTTGTTGTCGGTGGTGGCGTTCGCGATGGGCGTGCTGGCGCGCAGGGCGGAACACCTGGCCCAGCAGCGGCGCGCCGAGGCGGAAGGGCTGATGGGGTTCATGGTCGGCGACTTCGTCGACAAGCTAAGGCCGTTGGGGCGGCTGGACCTGCTCGATAGCGTGGGGGCGAAGGCACTGACCTATCTATCCGATTCGTCCGGGGACGACCTCAACGACGTTTCGCTACTGCAGCGGGCCAAGGCTTTGCAGGTGCTGGGGGAGGTGAAGATTGCGCGGGGAGACCCGGCCGAAGCGGAACGGGCGTTGAAAGGCGCGCGTGAAGTACTGGAAGAGGTGCTGGAGCGCGGGCCCAAGAATAAAGAAGTCCTGAAGAGCTTGGGCGCGGTGACCTTCTGGTTGGGGCAGATCGAACTGGATCAGAATCGATGGGACCTGGCGGAAGAGTTCTTTGGAGACTACAGGGAATTCAGCGATAGATTGGCCGGTCTGGATCCGGACGATGTGGATGCCTGGATTGAGCAGTCCTACGCGCATAGCAGTCTGGGCGCCGTTGCTTTGAAGAAAGGCAATGTTCAGATTGCTGCAAAAGAATTCGAGAAGTCGGTCGAATTGAAAGTCAGGGCGCTTCAGAAAAAGCCGAAAGATACGGATCTGGTCGTCGCGCTCGCGAATGGGCTATCGTGGCAGGCCTCTGCTCTGGAATTGCTGGGTCAGTTCCAGGCGGCGATGGATTTGTACGATCGTGAATTGAATACGCTGAAGGAGTTGCACGAATCCTCTCAGGAGGTGGTGTGGGCATCCCGCCTTGCCATCGCCTACCAGCATAAGGCTCGTCTGGAAGTGGCGATGGGCCGGAATCAGGACGCACTGTCGAACTTCCGGTTGGCCAATGGTCTGCATAAGCTCACCATAGATCATGAGCCCGAGAATTTGCGCTGGCAGGTCGAGCGCATGTATGTCGAGCTCGAAGAAATCAGGATCCGGCTCGATAAAAAGAGTGCCGCCGAATTTCTGCCCCGGTTGTATTCGATTGTTGGCAGGATGGAAGAATTGACGCGCCGCGATTCTAAGAATGCGGATTGGTCCAGGCAGGAGTCGATTTCGCGGCGGAGGCTTGCGGAGGCGTTGCTCCTGATTCAGGATTCCAAAGGGGCCGTTCGTTATGCCAGCGAGTCGAAGGCCGAGCTGGAGAAATTGCTGGCGGCGAATTCCGGCAATATGATGGCTCGCCAGGAATTGGCCAATACTCTTCTGGTGCTGGCCCAGGCGCAGGATCATGAAGGTAAAAAGGATGTGGCGAGAGGCCTGTGTGTTACCGCTCGGGACTTGCTCGTGCGTGAAGTTTCAAAGACGATTGACTATCGATTTCTTGATCCATGGGTTCGCGCCCATGTGTGTCTTGATCGGCGCAGTGAGATAACCGAGGTGCTCTCTAGTCTGGAGAGGATAGGTTATCGAGATGCTGCATATTTGTTTGCTCTGTCGGAGCATTGA
- a CDS encoding ABC transporter ATP-binding protein, with the protein MFKLRQLSKRYRTGDIETTALDQIDLDIEAGEYLAITGPSGCGKSTLLGILGLLDAPSAGEYWFEGRNVAGWSEAKLNRLRRGRIGFIFQSFNLIDELTVAENVGLALEYGEVPARERKQRVDEAMARLGVSHRAGHRPSQLSGGQQQRVAIARALVSRPALLLADEPTGNLDSAHGDEVMRLLREINAEGTTLVMVTHSPAHAAQASRTLRLLDGRVLVDAVAA; encoded by the coding sequence ATGTTCAAGCTGCGCCAACTCAGCAAGCGCTACCGCACCGGCGACATCGAGACCACCGCGCTCGACCAGATCGACCTCGACATCGAGGCCGGCGAATACCTGGCCATCACCGGCCCGTCGGGCTGCGGCAAGTCGACGCTGCTCGGCATCCTCGGTCTGCTCGATGCGCCGAGCGCCGGTGAGTACTGGTTCGAAGGCCGGAACGTGGCCGGCTGGAGCGAGGCGAAGCTGAACCGGCTGCGGCGCGGCCGGATCGGCTTCATCTTCCAGAGCTTCAACCTGATCGACGAACTGACGGTGGCCGAGAACGTCGGCCTGGCGCTCGAGTACGGCGAGGTGCCGGCGCGCGAGCGCAAGCAGCGGGTCGACGAGGCAATGGCGCGGCTGGGCGTGAGCCACCGCGCCGGCCACCGGCCGTCGCAGCTGTCGGGCGGCCAGCAGCAGCGGGTGGCGATCGCCCGCGCGCTGGTATCGCGGCCGGCCTTGCTGCTGGCCGACGAACCGACCGGCAACCTGGACAGCGCGCACGGCGACGAGGTGATGCGGCTGCTGCGCGAGATCAATGCAGAAGGGACCACGCTGGTGATGGTGACGCACTCGCCGGCGCACGCGGCGCAAGCCTCGCGCACGCTGCGGCTGCTCGACGGCCGGGTGCTGGTCGACGCGGTGGCGGCGTGA
- a CDS encoding ABC transporter permease, which produces MWWGETPVPLKEEIERQTGGIEALSRFYRRELSVQAGTRVQSFELAFVDVAFPAMLGLAPQAGDLAQALARPDALALTADMAQRLFGGQDVVGRTVSIALRPYRVAAVLPDRPRNSAFRFDALASTTSSAWDTRELAFREWGHHGGQLYLELAHGADLAAMGGACSRSSTPPPGAPSSSRPAASTAMPPKSA; this is translated from the coding sequence GTGTGGTGGGGCGAGACGCCGGTACCGCTGAAGGAGGAGATCGAGCGCCAGACCGGCGGGATCGAGGCGCTCAGCCGCTTCTACCGGCGCGAGCTGTCGGTGCAGGCCGGCACGCGGGTGCAATCGTTCGAGCTGGCCTTCGTCGATGTCGCCTTCCCGGCCATGCTGGGCCTGGCGCCGCAGGCCGGCGACCTGGCGCAGGCACTGGCGCGGCCTGATGCGCTGGCGCTGACCGCCGACATGGCGCAGCGGCTGTTCGGCGGCCAGGACGTGGTCGGCCGCACGGTCAGCATCGCCCTCCGGCCCTACCGGGTGGCCGCCGTGCTGCCCGACCGGCCGCGCAACAGCGCCTTTCGGTTCGACGCGCTGGCTTCCACCACCTCGAGCGCCTGGGATACCCGCGAGCTGGCCTTCCGCGAATGGGGCCATCACGGCGGCCAGCTCTACCTGGAACTGGCGCACGGCGCCGACCTGGCCGCAATGGGCGGCGCGTGCAGTCGATCTTCGACGCCACCGCCTGGAGCGCCGAGTTCGAGCCGTCCAGCCGCATCAACGGCCATGCCGCCGAAATCCGCCTGA